Proteins from a single region of Gordonia hongkongensis:
- a CDS encoding acyl-CoA dehydrogenase family protein — translation MAINLELPKKFDSTVERTHMAAEHLFRPISRKYDQAEHEYPVELDELAKLAKQSRSTEKSADAEKSADAEKSASDAPSVNGANMRGLLSALEMSWGDVGLLLSIPGQGLGNAAIAAVANPEQLERFGDVWAAMAITEPSFGSDSAAVSTTATLDGDDYILNGEKIFVTAGSRADHVVVWATIDKSVGRAAIKSFVVPMTTEGVTVARLEHKLGIKASDTAVIRFENARVPAENLLGSPEIDTKKAFGGVMQTFDNTRPVVAAMAIGLGRASLEELRRMLEEAGHEIDYDRPASSQHATVAEFIRLESDWEASWLHTVRAAWMADNKQPNSTEASMSKAKAGRTVTDITNKTVEIGATAGYSETSLVEKWARDSKILDIFEGTQQIQQLIIARRVLGKSSTDLT, via the coding sequence ATGGCGATCAACCTGGAGCTCCCGAAGAAGTTCGATTCGACGGTCGAGCGCACCCACATGGCTGCCGAGCACCTCTTCCGGCCGATCTCGCGGAAGTACGACCAGGCCGAGCACGAGTACCCGGTCGAACTCGACGAACTGGCGAAGCTCGCCAAGCAGAGTCGCTCCACGGAGAAGTCCGCCGACGCCGAGAAGTCCGCCGACGCCGAGAAGTCCGCCTCCGACGCTCCGTCGGTGAACGGCGCGAACATGCGCGGGCTCCTGTCGGCTCTGGAGATGAGCTGGGGCGACGTGGGCCTGCTGCTCTCCATTCCCGGTCAGGGCCTGGGCAATGCCGCGATCGCGGCCGTGGCGAACCCCGAGCAGCTCGAACGTTTCGGCGACGTATGGGCGGCGATGGCCATCACCGAGCCGAGCTTCGGCTCGGACTCGGCGGCAGTGTCGACGACCGCGACCCTCGACGGCGACGACTACATCCTGAACGGGGAGAAGATCTTCGTGACCGCGGGATCGCGCGCCGACCACGTCGTCGTGTGGGCGACCATCGACAAGAGCGTCGGACGCGCGGCCATCAAGAGTTTCGTCGTGCCGATGACCACCGAGGGCGTCACCGTGGCCCGCCTCGAGCACAAGCTGGGCATCAAGGCCTCCGACACGGCGGTCATCCGGTTCGAGAACGCGCGGGTCCCCGCCGAGAACCTGCTCGGCTCGCCGGAGATCGACACCAAGAAGGCCTTCGGCGGGGTCATGCAGACCTTCGACAACACCCGTCCGGTGGTCGCCGCGATGGCCATCGGGCTCGGTCGCGCCTCCCTGGAGGAGCTGCGTCGGATGCTGGAGGAAGCGGGTCACGAGATCGACTACGACCGTCCCGCGTCGTCGCAGCACGCCACCGTCGCCGAGTTCATCCGCCTCGAATCCGATTGGGAGGCCTCGTGGTTGCACACGGTGCGGGCGGCGTGGATGGCAGACAACAAGCAGCCCAACTCGACCGAGGCATCGATGTCGAAGGCGAAGGCCGGTCGGACCGTCACCGACATCACCAACAAGACCGTCGAGATCGGTGCGACGGCAGGCTATTCCGAGACGTCACTGGTGGAGAAGTGGGCGCGTGACTCGAAGATCCTTGACATCTTCGAGGGAACCCAGCAGATCCAGCAGCTGATCATCGCCCGGCGCGTGTTGGGGAAGAGCTCGACCGATCTGACGTAA
- a CDS encoding bile acid:sodium symporter family protein, with protein MRTLKNLLDRSPIDGFILAICIAVAVAAFLPVRGAAAEALDWVVIVAIAALFFLYGTRLHPREALEGLRHWRLHVTILAFTFIVFPIVGLALKPVVEPLIGEDLYAGLLFLCLVPSTVQSSIAFTSMARGNIAGAIVSASTSNILGVFLTPLLVVALMQNAGDISIDATSVLKIVAQILVPFLLGQLARRWVGPFFTRHAKITKLADRGAIVLVVYVAFSEGVVQGIWSSVEVGQVIAVTIISLLLVIVMLAITGWLPKRLGFDRADTIAIQFCGTKKSLATGLPMATVLFTGTTVGLIVLPLMIFHQIQLMICSWLATRYGREADDAEAAGAPTPAP; from the coding sequence ATGCGTACTCTCAAGAATCTCCTTGATCGTTCTCCGATCGACGGCTTCATCCTGGCCATCTGCATCGCCGTCGCGGTGGCCGCATTCCTGCCGGTTCGCGGCGCGGCGGCGGAGGCACTCGACTGGGTGGTGATCGTCGCGATCGCCGCACTGTTCTTCCTCTACGGCACGCGACTGCATCCACGCGAGGCGCTCGAAGGTCTCCGGCACTGGCGGCTGCACGTCACGATCCTCGCGTTCACGTTCATCGTGTTCCCGATCGTCGGGCTCGCGCTCAAACCGGTCGTCGAGCCGCTGATCGGCGAGGACCTCTATGCCGGACTGCTCTTTCTATGCCTGGTCCCGTCGACGGTGCAGTCATCGATCGCTTTCACCTCGATGGCCAGAGGCAACATCGCCGGGGCGATCGTCAGCGCATCCACGTCGAACATCCTCGGCGTCTTCCTGACCCCGCTGCTGGTGGTCGCGCTGATGCAGAACGCCGGCGACATCAGCATCGACGCGACGTCGGTCCTGAAGATCGTCGCGCAGATCCTGGTGCCGTTCCTGCTCGGGCAGCTCGCCCGCCGGTGGGTCGGCCCGTTCTTCACCCGGCACGCGAAGATCACCAAGCTCGCCGACCGCGGCGCCATCGTGCTCGTCGTCTACGTCGCGTTCAGCGAGGGCGTCGTCCAGGGCATCTGGTCGTCGGTGGAGGTGGGTCAGGTGATCGCCGTGACCATCATCTCGCTGCTGCTCGTCATCGTGATGCTCGCGATCACCGGCTGGCTCCCGAAGCGGCTCGGCTTCGACCGCGCCGACACGATCGCCATCCAGTTCTGCGGCACCAAGAAGAGCCTGGCCACCGGCCTGCCCATGGCGACCGTCCTGTTCACCGGCACCACCGTCGGCCTCATCGTGCTGCCGCTGATGATCTTCCACCAGATCCAACTCATGATCTGTTCGTGGCTGGCGACCCGGTACGGACGCGAGGCGGACGACGCCGAAGCGGCCGGGGCGCCCACTCCGGCTCCCTGA
- the leuS gene encoding leucine--tRNA ligase, translating to MTSAEKTSGDTAGTTAHRYTAAVAGEIEQRWQQTWSDEHAYEAPNPVGPLAGDLSDFGGGDADAADKLFVQDMFPYPSGAGLHVGHPLGFIASDVFARYQRMTGKNVLHTMGFDSFGLPAEQYAVQTGTHPRTTTEQNIERYLGQIRRLGLGHDERRRVATTDVDFYRWTQWIFLQIYNAWYDTDQGKARRISELVDEFASGARALGGKHEGRSWADLSPAERTEILDDHRLVYLSDSLVNWCPGLGTVLANEEVTADGRSDRGNFPVFRKHLRQWMMRITAYSDRLLDDLDLLDWPDKVKTMQRNWIGRSRGAQVRFDVPGVGGIEVFTTRPDTLFGATYMVLAPEHPLVGDLITGAWPEGTDDRWTRGGADPAAAIAEYRASIAAKSDLERQENKEKTGVFTGSFAVNPVNGEQVPVFVADYVLMGYGTGAIMAVPAHDARDHEFATVFGLPIREVIGSDTDIATEAYVGDGPLVNSGFLDGHNVEDAKAAIVERLEADGVGTGRIQYKLRDWLFARQRYWGEPFPIVYDAAGQPHALPESMLPVELPEVDDYAPVSFDPDDADSEPSPPLAKATEWMTVELDLGDGVQTYTRDANVMPQWAGSSWYQLRYIDPTNSETLCAKENEAYWMGPRPALHGENDPGGLDLYIGGVEHAVLHLLYSRFWHKVLFDLGYVTSREPYRKLFNQGMIQAYAYTDSRGIYVPAEEVTEENGEFFYNGEKVRREYGKMGKSLKNSVAPDDICRDYGADTLRVYEMFMGPLDQSRPWATKDVVGSQRFLQRIWRLVVDEESGALRVADTELDDDTKRLLHKTIAGVREDYDALRNNTAVAKLTVLTNHLTKNFEKTGAPREAVEALVIMLAPLAPHIAEELWHRLGRETLVVRTAFPVADEEWLVEDTVEIPVQVKGKVRSRITVPADADEETLRAAALADEKIVALLDGAEPRKVIVVPGRMVNIVP from the coding sequence GTGACTTCAGCCGAGAAGACGAGCGGCGACACCGCCGGCACGACCGCCCACCGCTACACGGCGGCGGTCGCCGGCGAGATCGAGCAGCGCTGGCAGCAGACCTGGTCCGACGAGCACGCCTACGAGGCGCCGAATCCCGTCGGGCCGCTCGCCGGTGACCTGTCCGACTTCGGTGGCGGGGACGCCGACGCCGCCGACAAGCTCTTTGTGCAGGACATGTTCCCCTACCCGTCCGGCGCGGGCCTGCATGTCGGCCACCCGCTCGGCTTCATCGCAAGCGATGTCTTCGCGCGCTACCAGCGGATGACCGGCAAGAACGTGCTGCACACGATGGGCTTCGACTCGTTCGGCCTGCCCGCCGAGCAATACGCGGTGCAGACCGGCACCCATCCGCGCACCACCACCGAGCAGAACATCGAGCGCTACCTGGGCCAGATCCGACGGCTCGGGCTGGGCCACGACGAGCGCCGTCGGGTGGCCACCACGGACGTGGACTTCTACCGGTGGACCCAGTGGATCTTCCTGCAGATCTACAACGCCTGGTACGACACCGACCAGGGCAAGGCTCGGCGCATCTCCGAGCTGGTCGACGAATTCGCCTCGGGTGCACGAGCATTAGGTGGGAAGCATGAGGGGCGCAGCTGGGCCGACCTCTCCCCTGCCGAGCGCACCGAGATCCTCGACGACCATCGCCTGGTGTACCTGAGTGATTCGCTGGTGAACTGGTGCCCAGGACTGGGCACCGTGCTGGCCAACGAGGAGGTCACCGCCGACGGCCGCAGTGACCGCGGCAACTTCCCGGTGTTCCGGAAGCATCTGCGGCAGTGGATGATGCGGATCACCGCGTACTCCGACCGGTTGCTCGACGACCTGGATCTGCTGGACTGGCCGGACAAGGTCAAGACCATGCAGCGCAACTGGATCGGACGCTCGCGCGGTGCCCAGGTTCGCTTCGACGTGCCCGGCGTCGGCGGCATCGAGGTGTTCACCACCCGTCCCGACACCCTGTTCGGCGCCACCTACATGGTTCTCGCGCCCGAGCATCCGCTCGTCGGCGACCTCATCACCGGAGCATGGCCCGAGGGCACCGATGATCGCTGGACCCGCGGCGGGGCCGACCCCGCGGCCGCGATCGCGGAGTACCGCGCGTCGATCGCCGCGAAGTCCGACCTCGAGCGCCAGGAGAACAAGGAGAAGACGGGTGTCTTCACCGGCAGCTTCGCCGTCAATCCCGTGAACGGAGAGCAGGTTCCGGTCTTCGTCGCCGACTACGTCCTCATGGGCTACGGCACCGGCGCGATCATGGCGGTCCCGGCCCACGACGCCCGCGACCATGAGTTCGCGACGGTGTTCGGACTGCCGATCCGCGAGGTGATCGGCTCCGACACCGACATCGCCACCGAGGCGTACGTGGGCGACGGACCCCTGGTGAACTCCGGGTTCCTCGACGGTCACAATGTCGAGGACGCGAAGGCGGCGATCGTCGAACGTCTCGAGGCCGACGGGGTGGGCACCGGGAGAATCCAATACAAGCTTCGCGACTGGCTGTTCGCCCGTCAGCGTTACTGGGGCGAACCCTTCCCGATCGTCTACGACGCCGCCGGCCAACCCCACGCGCTGCCGGAATCGATGCTGCCGGTGGAGCTTCCAGAGGTCGACGACTATGCGCCGGTGTCCTTCGACCCCGACGACGCGGACAGCGAGCCGTCGCCTCCGCTGGCGAAGGCCACCGAGTGGATGACGGTGGAACTCGACCTGGGCGACGGCGTGCAGACCTACACCCGGGACGCCAACGTCATGCCCCAGTGGGCGGGCAGTTCGTGGTACCAGCTGCGCTACATCGACCCCACCAACTCGGAAACCCTGTGCGCCAAGGAGAACGAGGCGTACTGGATGGGGCCCCGGCCGGCACTGCACGGCGAGAACGACCCGGGTGGCCTCGACCTCTACATCGGTGGTGTCGAGCACGCGGTGCTGCACCTGCTGTATTCGCGGTTCTGGCACAAGGTCCTCTTCGACCTCGGATACGTCACGAGTCGCGAACCGTACCGAAAGCTGTTCAACCAGGGCATGATCCAGGCGTACGCCTACACCGATTCGCGCGGCATCTATGTGCCCGCCGAAGAGGTCACCGAAGAGAACGGCGAGTTCTTCTACAACGGTGAGAAGGTTCGCCGGGAGTACGGCAAGATGGGCAAGTCCCTCAAGAACTCGGTGGCGCCCGACGACATCTGCCGTGACTACGGTGCCGATACGCTGCGCGTCTACGAGATGTTCATGGGTCCGCTCGACCAGTCGCGGCCGTGGGCCACCAAGGACGTGGTGGGGTCGCAGCGATTCCTGCAGCGCATCTGGCGACTCGTCGTCGACGAGGAGTCCGGTGCGCTCCGGGTCGCCGACACCGAGCTCGACGACGACACGAAACGGTTGCTGCACAAGACCATCGCCGGCGTCCGCGAGGACTACGACGCGTTGCGCAACAACACGGCGGTCGCCAAGCTCACGGTGCTGACCAACCACCTCACCAAGAACTTCGAGAAGACCGGCGCCCCGCGGGAGGCCGTCGAGGCGCTGGTGATCATGCTGGCTCCCCTGGCGCCGCACATCGCCGAGGAGCTGTGGCATCGGCTGGGTCGGGAGACCCTGGTGGTGCGGACCGCATTCCCGGTCGCCGATGAGGAGTGGCTGGTCGAGGACACCGTCGAGATCCCGGTTCAGGTCAAGGGCAAGGTCCGCAGTCGGATCACCGTCCCGGCCGACGCCGACGAAGAGACCCTGCGTGCCGCCGCGCTCGCCGACGAGAAGATCGTCGCGCTCCTCGACGGCGCCGAACCCCGCAAGGTCATCGTGGTGCCCGGTCGGATGGTGAACATCGTTCCCTGA
- a CDS encoding SdpI family protein, giving the protein MLWVVNAVSVAVAVLLFVLAGLWAVVGIRGLRGTLPRNRWIGVRSAETMRSDEAFRVANRIAGPGTLGASVILTLGAIATLAVPGGWALAFGLVALVAALVVVGLVSGIGVRAAAAVPADDEGCSCCSGGDAHSHAADENPSDPAADCGTSSCGACSLRGVCAGDSAQA; this is encoded by the coding sequence ATGCTGTGGGTCGTGAATGCCGTGTCCGTCGCCGTTGCCGTACTGCTCTTCGTGCTGGCCGGACTCTGGGCGGTGGTAGGAATCCGCGGACTCCGCGGCACCCTCCCGCGCAATCGTTGGATCGGCGTTCGCTCCGCGGAGACCATGCGATCCGACGAGGCTTTCCGCGTCGCCAACCGCATCGCCGGACCGGGCACCCTCGGCGCGTCGGTGATCCTCACGCTGGGGGCCATCGCGACCCTTGCTGTCCCGGGCGGGTGGGCACTGGCCTTCGGACTCGTCGCGCTGGTGGCCGCGCTCGTGGTGGTCGGACTGGTCAGCGGCATCGGGGTACGCGCCGCTGCAGCCGTACCCGCCGACGACGAGGGCTGTTCCTGCTGTTCCGGCGGCGACGCCCACAGCCATGCTGCCGACGAGAACCCCTCGGACCCGGCGGCCGACTGCGGCACCAGCAGCTGCGGTGCCTGCTCGTTGCGCGGCGTCTGCGCAGGCGACTCGGCCCAGGCCTGA
- a CDS encoding YqgE/AlgH family protein → MPGVPWDADPTPRVRPGTALIASTDLIEPTFARTVIYVIEHNESGSLGVILNRMSQTAVHNLLPQWTDIAASPRALYVGGPVNQEAALCLGVVKPGTDIDDVPALRPVDGRVVLVDLDADPEPLAEVLEGVRIFAGYSGWGIGQLDDELDQFSWMVASALPRDLLAPPASDVWFDVLRRQAWPKPLLATHPIDLSVN, encoded by the coding sequence ATGCCCGGCGTCCCCTGGGATGCCGACCCCACGCCGCGGGTGCGCCCGGGCACCGCGCTGATCGCCTCGACCGATCTCATCGAACCCACCTTCGCCCGAACCGTCATCTACGTCATCGAGCACAACGAGTCGGGCAGTCTCGGGGTCATCCTCAACCGGATGAGCCAGACCGCCGTGCACAACCTCCTGCCGCAGTGGACCGACATCGCAGCCTCGCCGCGCGCCCTCTATGTGGGCGGGCCGGTGAACCAGGAGGCGGCGCTGTGCCTGGGGGTGGTGAAACCCGGCACCGACATCGACGACGTGCCCGCCCTGCGTCCGGTCGACGGCCGGGTCGTCCTGGTCGATCTCGACGCCGACCCCGAGCCCCTCGCCGAGGTCCTCGAGGGTGTCCGGATCTTCGCGGGCTACAGCGGATGGGGCATCGGGCAACTCGACGACGAACTCGACCAGTTCAGCTGGATGGTCGCCTCGGCACTCCCCCGCGACCTGCTTGCGCCGCCGGCGTCGGACGTGTGGTTCGACGTCCTGCGCAGGCAGGCCTGGCCGAAACCTCTCCTCGCGACCCACCCGATCGATCTCAGCGTGAACTGA
- a CDS encoding CocE/NonD family hydrolase, with amino-acid sequence MSGSKSARVLVGVILAVVALVAPIAVAGAAPVGPTGGADGARWAASHDGPQPYAGVNVTWDVPIRMSDGTVLRANVYRPADARERPTSTKTPVIVNMTPYTKLITTVGSAVMQNPVLEPYLLQIARSINLSGTPIDGINDIAHTIRDGGAKTFLVDFDLVRSGYTQVVVDVRGTGFSQGVWDVFQSREQRDTIEVIDWASKQRWSNGKVGMSGVSYSAINQIQAANKNPKALKAIFPVEPGGDLIRDIVAPGGALGVGFLPLWLTLVNTTKMIPNVASMLNGTFDWKWLADRISDPFTFYPQLFAALLTPDISSVPPNLKALLDNNSEPRSSWLDHADRITTPTFIYGGWFDLFTNSEVRMYNKIPLPPGQKQLIMGDGYHLTIGGGQEGRRNTPPRLDVLQKAWFDKWLKGIDNGVDAYGPVNLKQVGDSWITAQQFPRAGMERQRLYLSDRRTGTAAHAVRDGSLTPAAPASRARMTIAPGLAPMCSRDAAQQLAGALAIFPFCALDARISERAALTFTTPPMTTTRSVSGYANVRLNTVLDATDGYWTATLNDVAPDGTSKVLTSGQVMASLRGYDDARSQFAPNGDVIDPFYELTLASRQRVVPGRPVSVDIGLLPTEALIKPGHRLRIDVFAMNFPRGLPLRPLLNESGLRPQHIQLDPNRPSFVNLPLSTPVGRPVG; translated from the coding sequence ATGAGCGGGTCGAAGAGTGCGCGGGTTCTGGTCGGGGTGATCCTCGCGGTGGTCGCGCTGGTGGCGCCCATCGCCGTGGCGGGCGCTGCCCCGGTCGGACCCACCGGCGGCGCCGACGGGGCGCGATGGGCGGCGAGCCACGACGGCCCGCAACCCTATGCCGGCGTCAACGTCACCTGGGATGTGCCGATCCGGATGAGTGACGGCACGGTTCTCCGGGCCAACGTGTACCGCCCGGCCGACGCTCGCGAGCGTCCCACGTCGACGAAGACGCCGGTCATCGTCAACATGACGCCCTACACCAAGCTCATCACCACCGTCGGTTCCGCGGTGATGCAGAACCCGGTGCTCGAGCCCTACCTGCTGCAGATCGCGCGGTCGATCAACCTGTCCGGCACGCCGATCGACGGCATCAACGACATCGCGCACACCATCCGCGACGGCGGCGCGAAGACCTTCCTCGTCGACTTCGATCTGGTGCGCAGCGGTTACACGCAGGTCGTTGTCGATGTGCGCGGCACCGGTTTCTCGCAGGGAGTCTGGGACGTCTTCCAGTCGCGGGAACAGCGCGACACCATCGAGGTCATCGACTGGGCGTCGAAGCAGCGATGGTCCAACGGCAAGGTCGGGATGTCGGGTGTGTCGTACTCGGCGATCAACCAGATCCAGGCCGCGAACAAGAACCCGAAGGCACTCAAGGCGATCTTCCCGGTCGAGCCGGGCGGAGACCTCATCCGCGACATCGTCGCGCCTGGCGGCGCTCTGGGTGTCGGCTTCCTCCCGCTGTGGCTGACGCTGGTCAACACCACCAAGATGATCCCGAACGTCGCGTCGATGCTGAACGGCACCTTCGACTGGAAGTGGTTGGCGGACCGGATCTCCGACCCGTTCACCTTCTACCCACAGCTGTTCGCCGCTCTGCTCACCCCCGACATCTCGTCGGTGCCGCCGAACCTGAAGGCGTTGCTGGACAACAATTCCGAGCCGAGATCGTCGTGGCTCGACCACGCCGACCGCATCACCACGCCGACGTTCATCTACGGCGGCTGGTTCGACCTCTTCACCAACAGTGAAGTCCGGATGTACAACAAGATCCCGCTGCCGCCGGGCCAGAAGCAACTCATCATGGGCGACGGCTATCACCTGACGATCGGCGGCGGCCAGGAGGGCAGGCGCAACACCCCACCCCGGTTGGACGTATTGCAGAAGGCGTGGTTCGACAAGTGGCTCAAGGGAATCGACAACGGTGTCGACGCCTACGGGCCCGTCAACCTCAAGCAGGTCGGCGACTCGTGGATCACCGCGCAGCAGTTCCCGCGCGCCGGGATGGAACGCCAGCGGCTCTACCTCAGCGACCGGCGCACCGGTACCGCGGCACATGCGGTCCGTGATGGCAGCCTGACCCCGGCCGCTCCCGCATCCCGCGCCCGGATGACCATCGCGCCCGGTCTGGCACCGATGTGTTCACGCGACGCTGCACAGCAACTGGCCGGTGCCCTCGCGATCTTCCCGTTCTGTGCTCTCGACGCACGCATCTCCGAGCGTGCGGCGTTGACGTTCACCACTCCCCCGATGACCACGACGCGCAGCGTGTCCGGGTACGCCAACGTGCGGTTGAACACCGTGCTCGACGCCACCGACGGATACTGGACCGCCACCCTGAACGACGTCGCCCCCGACGGGACGTCGAAGGTCCTGACCTCCGGTCAGGTGATGGCGTCGTTGCGCGGATACGACGACGCGAGGTCGCAGTTCGCGCCCAACGGCGACGTGATCGATCCGTTCTACGAGCTCACGCTGGCGTCACGCCAGCGCGTCGTGCCGGGCCGCCCGGTGAGTGTCGACATCGGCCTGCTGCCGACCGAGGCACTCATCAAACCGGGCCACCGCCTGCGGATCGACGTGTTCGCGATGAACTTCCCGCGCGGTCTGCCGTTGCGTCCGCTGCTGAACGAGTCCGGGCTCCGGCCGCAACACATCCAGCTCGACCCGAACCGGCCGAGCTTCGTGAACCTACCGTTGTCGACCCCGGTGGGTCGGCCTGTCGGCTGA
- a CDS encoding MFS transporter, protein MNSTQVTRDQRGWSVFVHSLRSSPGLGRLLSVRLSSQITDGIFQAALVGSILFNPERHADPLAVAGGLAVLLLPYSLIGPFAGALLDHWDRRNVLLYANLLRGLIIGLVALAVASGAPDVVVLISALAATGASRFVAAGLSAGLPHVARREVLVATNALFTTLGGAMLTVGLGITLGLRAIFGDDNVGSALTMVAGIVLAVVSGGLAHRFRPLQLGPDEPDDPGRSAVHAVSVGLWHGARAVVHHKTVAAALSAIGAHRLVFGMNTLMILVLTRQMGPGDGVDRVSVVIGFTGAGALLAAVITPIAVARVGRYVTLLVALAVGAVAEMSVLSFDFAVICGSAFVLGLIGQIAKLCGDVAMQVDVDDAVRGQVFSVQDAVFNIAYVGAVTVAALAIPDDGRAVGLVVLGVVLYLLGMLVVRLLHPRGHWSAEPTTVRPSVTDPAA, encoded by the coding sequence GTGAACAGCACCCAGGTGACCCGTGACCAACGCGGGTGGTCGGTGTTCGTCCACTCCCTCCGTTCCTCGCCGGGACTAGGCCGGTTGTTGTCGGTCCGGTTGTCCAGTCAGATCACCGACGGGATCTTCCAGGCCGCGCTGGTCGGCAGCATCCTGTTCAACCCCGAGCGCCATGCGGATCCGCTCGCGGTGGCCGGTGGCCTCGCGGTGCTGCTGCTGCCGTATTCGCTCATCGGCCCGTTCGCGGGCGCGTTGCTCGACCACTGGGATCGACGCAACGTCCTCCTGTACGCGAACCTGCTGCGCGGGCTGATTATCGGGCTCGTCGCACTGGCCGTCGCCTCCGGCGCACCCGATGTCGTGGTGCTGATCTCCGCCCTCGCCGCGACGGGTGCGAGCCGGTTCGTGGCGGCCGGACTGTCGGCCGGACTGCCGCACGTCGCGCGGCGTGAGGTGCTGGTCGCCACCAATGCGTTGTTCACCACGTTGGGCGGCGCGATGCTCACGGTCGGTCTCGGCATCACCCTGGGACTCCGCGCGATCTTCGGCGACGACAACGTGGGCAGTGCCCTCACGATGGTCGCCGGGATCGTGCTGGCCGTCGTCTCCGGCGGGCTGGCGCATCGGTTCCGACCGCTGCAACTCGGTCCCGACGAGCCCGACGACCCGGGTCGTTCGGCCGTGCACGCGGTCTCGGTCGGACTCTGGCACGGTGCGCGCGCCGTCGTCCACCACAAGACCGTGGCCGCCGCGTTGTCGGCTATCGGGGCCCACCGGCTGGTGTTCGGGATGAACACGCTGATGATCCTGGTGCTGACGCGCCAGATGGGTCCCGGCGACGGGGTCGACCGCGTCAGCGTGGTCATCGGTTTCACCGGCGCGGGGGCGCTTCTCGCCGCGGTCATCACGCCGATCGCGGTGGCACGGGTGGGCCGGTACGTGACGCTGCTCGTCGCGCTGGCCGTCGGGGCGGTCGCCGAGATGTCCGTGCTCAGCTTCGACTTCGCGGTGATCTGCGGGTCGGCGTTCGTACTCGGACTCATCGGGCAGATCGCCAAGTTGTGTGGCGACGTGGCGATGCAGGTCGATGTCGACGACGCCGTGCGCGGACAGGTGTTCTCGGTGCAGGACGCGGTGTTCAACATCGCCTACGTGGGTGCGGTGACCGTCGCGGCGCTCGCAATCCCCGACGACGGCCGGGCGGTCGGGCTCGTCGTGCTCGGGGTGGTGCTGTACCTGCTCGGAATGCTCGTGGTGCGCCTCCTGCATCCGCGTGGGCACTGGTCCGCCGAGCCCACGACGGTGCGGCCCAGCGTCACCGACCCCGCCGCGTGA
- a CDS encoding TfoX/Sxy family protein, with the protein MAYDEELAYRIRALLATECGLDEKRMFGGLAFLINGNMAVAASGKGGIMVRVAPEETESLLEYPHTRPMVMSERELRGWLRVDDAGIATDRQLSRWIAIGSNYARKLPPK; encoded by the coding sequence GTGGCGTACGACGAGGAACTGGCCTACCGCATCCGTGCTCTGCTGGCGACCGAGTGCGGCCTCGACGAGAAGCGCATGTTCGGCGGGCTGGCCTTTCTGATCAACGGCAACATGGCCGTCGCCGCCAGCGGCAAGGGCGGGATCATGGTGCGCGTCGCACCCGAGGAGACCGAGAGCCTCCTCGAGTACCCGCACACCCGGCCGATGGTGATGTCGGAACGCGAGCTCCGGGGATGGCTACGCGTCGACGACGCCGGCATAGCCACCGACCGCCAGCTCTCCCGCTGGATTGCAATCGGTTCGAACTACGCGCGGAAGTTGCCGCCGAAGTAG